A portion of the Candidatus Zixiibacteriota bacterium genome contains these proteins:
- a CDS encoding sugar transferase: protein MNFSADTAAVKSLRRESISPHRIITGDIEKAAGVKKTAAGIPFKIETLLYHGIKLLLLPIGLWLTDKISSGGGSLPVMMVLIVAAYLASGFAIPSERLTSIRVRRASIKTFVIGQVKFALILTAIVYFSGYSLSGETLGLYLSINGAIQSFLFIFWRSYNQKLTAYGRKTARARKMLVIGTGRRARAAVDLIMSDNNPDISLVGFIDFRAERLWRYHDIPLLGDTGRLTEVIIQNHIDGVILAVEPDDFGASHDVFNVVEQMGVDICIFSGLYQPRLSNCHQADLNGHPVLIYRTVNGTDLGRFLKNFGDKLGALLGLIIASPILLTAAVAIKLNSRGPIFFKQRRCGKNGRTFQMYKLRTMYNGADKQKEKLLHLNEMTGPVFKIKNDPRVTPVGRILRKFSIDEFPQFINILKGDMSLVGPRPPLPSEVKQYEPWQRRKLSVKPGATCLWQINGRNHVDFDKWMKLDLHYIDHWSLKEDFRILMKTVPAVFKGNGAS, encoded by the coding sequence ATGAATTTTTCAGCGGATACAGCCGCCGTAAAATCTCTGCGCCGGGAATCCATATCACCTCACAGAATCATTACCGGGGATATCGAGAAAGCTGCCGGGGTCAAGAAAACGGCCGCAGGAATCCCGTTCAAAATCGAAACGCTGTTATATCATGGAATAAAGCTGCTTCTTTTGCCAATAGGACTATGGCTTACCGATAAAATATCTTCTGGTGGCGGATCGTTACCGGTTATGATGGTTTTAATTGTGGCCGCCTATTTGGCATCCGGTTTTGCCATACCATCAGAGCGGCTTACATCCATCCGCGTCAGGAGAGCCAGTATAAAGACATTTGTCATCGGCCAGGTGAAATTTGCCCTGATTCTTACGGCCATTGTTTATTTCAGCGGATATTCGTTATCAGGCGAGACTCTGGGTTTGTACCTGTCGATTAACGGCGCTATTCAATCATTTCTATTTATTTTCTGGCGCAGTTATAATCAAAAATTGACTGCCTATGGCAGAAAGACGGCCAGAGCCAGAAAGATGCTGGTAATCGGTACCGGCCGACGAGCCCGGGCCGCGGTCGATCTTATCATGAGTGATAATAACCCCGACATAAGCCTTGTAGGTTTTATCGATTTTCGCGCAGAAAGACTATGGCGATATCACGATATCCCGCTTTTGGGGGATACCGGGCGTTTGACGGAAGTAATTATTCAAAATCATATCGATGGTGTTATCCTGGCAGTTGAACCCGATGATTTCGGGGCCAGCCATGACGTATTCAACGTGGTGGAGCAAATGGGTGTGGACATATGTATCTTTTCCGGCCTCTACCAGCCCCGGCTATCGAATTGTCATCAGGCCGATCTTAATGGCCACCCGGTTTTAATTTATCGGACCGTGAATGGAACCGATCTGGGCCGGTTTCTCAAGAACTTCGGCGATAAGCTGGGAGCCCTGTTGGGTCTGATAATCGCTTCCCCGATTCTTCTGACGGCGGCCGTAGCCATAAAGCTGAATTCACGAGGTCCGATCTTTTTCAAGCAGAGAAGATGCGGCAAGAATGGCCGGACATTCCAGATGTACAAATTGCGTACGATGTATAACGGGGCCGATAAGCAGAAAGAAAAATTGCTGCATTTAAATGAGATGACCGGGCCCGTGTTCAAAATCAAAAATGATCCGCGGGTGACACCAGTGGGCAGAATTTTACGCAAATTTTCCATAGACGAATTTCCCCAGTTTATCAACATTCTCAAGGGAGATATGTCGCTTGTCGGTCCCCGGCCCCCGCTACCGTCGGAAGTGAAGCAGTATGAACCATGGCAACGGCGAAAATTATCGGTCAAACCCGGAGCGACTTGTCTCTGGCAGATCAACGGACGCAATCATGTCGATTTCGATAAATGGATGAAACTGGATTTGCACTATATCGACCACTGGTCGTTGAAAGAGGATTTCCGGATCCTGATGAAAACCGTTCCGGCGGTTTTTAAGGGAAACGGCGCCTCGTAG
- a CDS encoding aminotransferase class I/II-fold pyridoxal phosphate-dependent enzyme translates to MESTTPKDMEAENQRKSGNLIRLNIPDSNQKFRLNSWKSGIDRHLSTSIIRQIQQLIHNRINHGNLSEYQKELNGRLSRYFGLPETNFGLFSGHRYTLERLIKSFCRYGEKAVISGPADDETGLILDKYGIRNEIHYGPSPFTADPDGLIASAREARIVFLNNPNHLSGTEYSRFDIELILSGCPRAILVIDDAGSQYPGDSLADLVAEYRHLIILKSFGRTMGLDTLPVSCLLAHRDTLAEYDSGHISEQAKILRVAAATAVLNHLDRLRIDDDQMGEIILCLMVRLRRVGVTCRTGCGNHLLIRVDNPARAQFFLKKAGFVARNLGRYKQLDGYLSLAISVDCPINRLVEAFERMPAGNYWRTERRSRDNQMIFAPDRSFTVSDSMPDAKDNRLSNGFIQQ, encoded by the coding sequence ATGGAAAGCACCACCCCAAAAGACATGGAAGCCGAAAATCAGAGAAAATCGGGAAATCTCATCCGTCTCAACATCCCTGATTCCAATCAGAAATTCCGTTTGAATTCTTGGAAATCAGGAATCGACCGACATCTTTCAACATCAATTATCCGGCAGATACAGCAACTGATCCATAATCGGATCAATCATGGTAATTTATCGGAATATCAAAAGGAGCTGAATGGAAGGCTAAGCCGGTATTTCGGACTTCCCGAAACGAATTTTGGGCTTTTCTCCGGACACCGTTATACGCTGGAACGACTGATAAAATCGTTTTGCCGTTATGGTGAAAAGGCGGTCATATCCGGTCCGGCCGATGATGAAACCGGTCTTATTCTGGATAAATACGGAATAAGAAATGAGATTCATTACGGGCCATCACCCTTTACAGCCGATCCTGACGGCTTAATCGCATCCGCCCGCGAGGCGCGAATCGTTTTTCTTAATAATCCCAATCACCTGTCGGGAACGGAGTACAGCCGTTTTGACATTGAATTGATTCTTTCCGGATGTCCCCGGGCCATCCTGGTTATTGATGATGCCGGCAGTCAATATCCAGGCGATTCTCTTGCCGATCTGGTCGCCGAATATCGTCATCTAATAATCCTGAAGTCATTTGGAAGAACCATGGGATTGGATACCCTTCCGGTCAGCTGTCTGTTGGCCCACCGGGATACCCTGGCGGAATATGATTCCGGTCACATAAGCGAACAGGCTAAAATTCTGAGGGTGGCCGCGGCCACCGCCGTTCTCAATCATCTCGATCGTTTGCGGATTGATGATGACCAGATGGGGGAGATTATTTTGTGCCTTATGGTACGATTACGCCGGGTCGGAGTGACATGTCGTACGGGATGCGGTAATCATTTATTGATCCGGGTTGATAATCCCGCCCGGGCGCAGTTTTTCCTCAAGAAAGCCGGTTTTGTCGCACGCAATCTCGGCCGTTATAAACAGCTTGATGGTTATCTCTCGCTGGCGATTTCGGTCGATTGTCCCATTAACAGACTGGTCGAGGCTTTTGAACGAATGCCGGCCGGAAATTATTGGCGGACCGAGCGCAGATCCAGGGATAATCAAATGATTTTCGCACCGGATCGATCATTTACGGTTTCTGATTCGATGCCGGATGCAAAGGATAACCGGTTGAGTAACGGCTTCATACAACAATAA